The sequence ATAGTCGCGGTACAGCATCGATGCGACCGCGTCGACGCGGATGCCGTCGACGTGATACCGGCGCGCCCACGCGAGCGCCGACGCGGCGAGGAACGCGCCGACTTCCGTGCGTCCGACGTTGAACACGCAGGTGTGCCAGTCGGGATGCAGCCCTTCGCGCGGGTCGGCGTGCTCGTACAGCGCGGTGCCGTCGAACTGCGCGAGGCCATGCGGATCGTCGGGGAAGTGCGCGGGCACCCAGTCGACGAGCACGCCGATGCCGGCCGCATGCGCGCGGTCGACGAAGCGGGCGAAGCCGTCGACCGGCCCGAAGCGCGCGGACGGCGCGAACTGCGCGACCGGCTGGTAGCCCCACGACCCGCCGAACGGATACTCGGCGATCGGCATGAACTCGACGTGCGTGAAGCCCATTCCCTGCACGTACGGAATCAGCCGCTCGGCGAGTTCGTCCCACGTCGCGCTGCGGTTCATCTCCTCGGGCACGCGCTGCCAAGATTCCGCATGCACCTCGTAGATCGACCACGGCACGCGGTAGCGGTCGGCGCGCGGCCGCGCGTGCATCCAGCCTTCGTCGTGCCACGCGAACGCGTCGAGCGCCGCGACATCGGCGACCACGGATGCCGTGCGTGGCGGCGCTTCGGTTGCCCGTGCGCACGGATCGGACTTGTGCGGCAACACGCGCCCGTCGGCCGCGCGCAGCTCGTACTTGTAGCACTCGCCTGCGCCGATGCCCGGTACGAACAGCTCCCACACGCCCGACGGCCGGCGCAGCCGCATCGGGTGCCGACGGCCGTCCCATCCGTTGAAATCGCCGACCACCGACACGCGCTGCGCATTCGGTGCCCAGACCGCGAAGCGCACGCCGTCGGTGTCGTCGATGCGCGCGGGCGTCGCGCCGAGACAGTCGAGCACGGCGGCCGGGTCGCCGGCCGAGAAGCGCGCGAGCACCGCGTCGTCGAGCAGCGTGCCGAACGCATACGCGTCGTCGATCACCTGCCGCGCGTCGGGCCAGTCGATCGCGAGCAGGTAGTGAGGGGCGCCGCCGTTGCGCGGGATCGTCCCCGCGAAGCAGCCGGCGCGATCGACGCACGCGAGCGTGCCGAGTTCGGCGCCTTCCGGCGACAGCGCATGCACGCTTTTCGCGCCGGGCAGCACCGCGCGCACGACGACCTGGCCCGTCTGTCCATGCGGGCCGAGGCACGCGAACGGATCGGGATGGCGGCCGGCGAGCAGCGCATCGATATCGGATCGTTCGAACAGCGTGTCGGTCATGGCGTGTCTCCGTCGTCGGAGGCGGCGCCGCCATCGAGCAGCCGTTCGACCAGCGCCGCGAGCCCGCCGACCGGCACGCTTAGCCAGTCGGGCCGGTTCGCGGCTTCGTAGCACAGCTCGTACGACGCCTTGTCGATCAGGAACAGCGCGAGCAGGCGATAGGCGTAGCGCGGGTCGACGAAACGCGCGGGGGCGAGTTCGGCGGCCGCGCGATAGCAGTCGACGAAGCGGTCGGCGGCGGCCTGCCCGAAGCGGTCGAACAGCGCGCGCTTGCGGCCGGCCGCCTGCGGTGGCGCCTTCTCGATCGCGAATTGCGCGATTGCGCTCACATACGACAGTGACCGCAGCAGGCCGGCCACGTCGCGCAGCGGATGCGATTTCGCGCGGCGCCGCTCGAGCGGGCGTGCCGGCTCGCCTTCGAAGTCGATCAGTAGCGCGTCGCCCTGCACGTCGAGCACCTGGCCCAGATGGAAATCGCCGTGGATCCGGATGCATTGCGCATCGAGCGTGCGCGGCACGAGCTCGCCGAGCGCGCGCACGGCCGCATCGCGCGACGCGAGCAGCGTGTCGGCCGCCGCGCGCGTCGCGGGATCGAGCGCATCGAGCCGCGTGTGCAGCACGTCGAGCGCGTGTTCGAACGATGCGATCGCGTCCGCGCACCAGCCGTCGACGTGTTCGGGCGTCGCGTGCTCCGGCGCGAACGCCGGATCGTCGGACGGCTGCGCGAGCGCGACGTGCAACTGGCCGAGCCGCGTGCCGATGATCCCCGCGAACGCCGCATAGCCGAGCAGCGCGTCGGGTTCCTCGTCCGTATCGTCGGGCTCTTCTTCGTCCGCGGCCGGCAGCGCGAGCTCGTCCACTGCGCGGCGCAGGAAATCGAACGAGCGCGTCCACGCATCGCCCTGGTTGTCGGCGTAGCGCTGCAGGATCGCGACCGTATGCGGCGTGCCGTCCGGATCGACGTGCACGACTTCACCGGCGAGCGTCGCGGTGTTCGGGTAGCCGATCCGCGTCAGGTAGCGGCTCATTTCCGCTTCCGGATGCACGCCGTGCGCGACCTTGCGCACCAGTTTCAGCACGATCGCGTCGCCGATCACGAGCGAGCTGTTGCTCTGCTCGGCCGCGAGCCAGCGCACGTCGGCGTTGTCGCCGGGATCGAGCGCGGCGAGCGCGTCTTCCGGCAGGAACGCGAGCCGGCCGTCATCGGAGGTCGGCACCGTCGCGCCGTCGCGCAGCTTGCGCAGCATCCCGTGTGCGAACGCCGGCAGCGCGAACGCGTCGGTCAGGTAGCCGACCGAATGGCCGCGCCGCACACGCGCCAGCGCGAGCTGCGCGAACAGCGGCTGCGAGGTTTCACCGCCCCACGCGGCCGCGAGCGGCACGACGTAGCGTTCGACGTCGCCTGGCTCATCGGATTCGACCCACGCCTCCGCATACTGGAACGGTTCGCCCGGCACCGGCGTGACGACGTTCAGCCGGGCCGCGCCGATCGCACGGTCCTTCGACGCGAACCAGCGCCGCCGCGCGAGCCACGACGGCAACGCATCGTGCGCGAGCACGTGCAGCTGTTCGATGTCCGGCCGCGCATCGCCGCGCCGCATCACGAGCGTCACGTATTCGGGCAGCGGCTCCGCATGGGGCTGCCGCCACGACGGCTCGCGGCCATGCTCGGCGAGCACGAACCACAGGAATCCGTACGGCGGGAAGGTGAGGAGATACGGGAGCTGGCCGATCGGCGGAAACGGCGAATCCGACGTCATCTCGATCGGCACGCGGCCCGCGAATTCGGACAGGTCGAGCTCGACGGCCTGCGACGCGCGCGACAGGTTCGCGACGCACAGCACCGGATCGTCGCCGTCCAGCTCGCGCAGGTACGCGAGCACCTTGCGGTTCTCCGGGCGCAGGAAGCGGATCGTGCCGCGTCCGAACGCCTGCGACGCGCGGCGCGTCGACAGGATGCGGCGCGTCCAGTTCAGCAGCGAATGCGGGTCGCGTGTCTGCGCCTCGACGTTGACCGCGTCATAGCCGTACAGCGAACCCATCACCGGCGGCAGCACGAGCAGTTCCGGGTCGGCGCGCGAGAAGCCGCCGTTGCGATCCGACGACCACTGCATCGGCGTGCGCACGCCGTCGCGGTCGCCGAGGTGGATGTTGTCGCCCATCCCGAGTTCGTCGCCGTAGTAGATCACCGGCGTGCCCGGCATCGACAGCAGCAGCGAGTTGATCAGCTCGATGCGGCGCCGGTCGCGTTCCATCAGCGGCGCGAGCCGGCGCCGGATGCCGAGGTTCAGCCGCGCGCGCCGGTCGCTCGCATAGGTCTGCCACAACAGATCGCGCTCGGAGTCGGTGACCATCTCGAGCGTCAGCTCGTCGTGGTTGCGCAGGAACACGGCCCACTGGTTGCTCGGTGCGAGTTCCGGTGTCTGCCGCATGATGTCGACGATCGGGAAGCGATCCTCGCTCGCGATCGACATGTAGATGCGCGGCATCAGCGGGAAGTGGAACGCCATGTGGCATTCGTCCTCGTCGCCGAAATATTCCTGCACGTCTTCCGGCCACTGGTTCGCCTCCGCGAGCAGCATCCGGTTCGGGTACTCGGCGTCGATCGTCGCGCGGATCCGCTTCAGGATCGCGTGCGTCTCGGGCAGGTTCTCGTTGTTGGTGCCCTCGCGCGCGACGAGATACGGCACCGCGTCGAGCCGCAGCCCGTCGATGCCGAGATCGAGCCAGAAGCGCATCACCTGCATCACCTCGCGCACGACGGCCGGGTTGTCGAAGTTCAGGTCCGGCTGGTGCGAATAGAAGCGGTGCCAGTAGTACTGGCCGGCGACCGGGTCGTGCGCCCAGTTCGACGTTTCCGTATCGAGGAAGATGATCCGCGTGCCCGCGTATTTCGTGTCGGTGTCGGACCACACGTAATAGTCGCGGTGCGTCGAACCCGGTTTCGCGCGGCGCGCGCGCTGGAACCACGGATGCTGGTCCGACGTGTGGTTGATCACCAGCTCGGTGATCACGCGGATGCCGCGCGCATGCGCTTCGCGGATGAAGCGCCGCACGTCGGCCAGCGTGCCGTAGTCGGGATGCACGTCGCGGTAATCGGCGATGTCGTAGCCGTCGTCGCGGCGCGGTGACGGGTAGAACGGCAGCAGCCAGATCGTGTCGACGCCGAGTTCGGCGATGTAGTCGAGTTTCGCGATCAGGCCGGGGAAATCGCCGATGCCGTCGTTGTTCGAGTCGTAGAACGACTTCACGTGCACCTGGTAGATGATCGCGTCCTTGTACCACAGCGGATCGTCCGCGCAGAGCGCCGGCGCGCGGCGGCGTGCACGGCGCCGGCGTGGTGTGCCGCCCGGCGCGAGCGACGGGAATTGCGCGCGGCGTACGTCGTCGAGGGAATCTTCGCGTTTCATCATCCGTGCCCTCCCGAAGGTGACCGGGCATCGCCCGGTTCGCGCGCCGCCGCCCGCGCGGCGCCTGGAGACGGCGTGACCCGCCAGATTGCATACGGGCGCACATGCGGATCGAGCGACACGTACTGGCGATGCCCGCGCCAGGTTTCCGCATGCGTGGCGTCCTGTTCGAGCGCGTCGAGCGGTTCGCCGTCGACAAGCCCGAAGCCGCGCCACAGCGACGCATCGAGCGTGAAGTTCGCGACCTGCGGATGCCACGGGTCGGTGCTGATCGCGACGACGACCACGCTGTCGAACGCCGGCGTCGCCTTCACGAACACGAGCACCGTGTCGTTGTCCGCATCGGCGAACGTGAGGCCGAGATGCGTCTGCAGCGCCGGATGGGCGCGGCGCGCGCGGTTCAGCCGCGCGACCTCGGCGCCGATATGCGCGGCCTTGCTCCAGTCGCGTGCACGCAGCTCGTACTTCTCCGCGTTCGCGTATTCCTCGCTGTCGGGCAGCGGCGCCGATTCGCCGAGCTCGAAGCCCGAATACAGGCCCCATGAGCCGGCCAGCGTCGCCGCGAGCGCCGCGCGGATCACGAACTGCGTGCGCGGCGCGTTCTGCAGGTGGCGCGGGTTGATGTCGGGCGTGTTGACGAAGAAGTTCGGCCGGAAGAATTCGCGTGCGGGGCCGGTCGTCAGCTCGGTCAGGTAGTCGATGAATTCGCGCTTCGATTCGCGCCACGTGAAGTACGTGTACGACTGCGAGAAGCCGACCTTCGCGAGGCGAACCATCATCCCCGGCCGCGTGAACGCTTCGGACAGGAACACGACATCCGGATGCCGGCCGCGCACGTTGTCGATCATCCACGCCCAGAACGGCAGCGGCTTCGTGTGCGGATTGTCGACGCGGAAGATCCGCACGCCGGCGTCGACCCAGAACAGCACGGCATCGCGCAACGCGAGCCACAGGTCGGGCAGCGCGTCCGGCGCGTAGAAATCGGGGTTCACGATGTCCTGGTAGCGCTTCGGCGGATTTTCCGCGAAGCGCAGCGAGCCGTCCGGCCGCCACGCGAACCAGCCCGGATGCGCGGCGAGCCACGGATGGTCGGGCGAGCACTGGATCGCGAAATCAAGCGCGATCTCGAGCCCGTGGCCGCGCGCGGCATCGACTAGCGCGCGAAACGCATCGAGCGTGCCGAGCTGCGGATGCACGGCCGTGTGGCCGCCGTCCGGCGAGCCGATCGCGTACGGGCTGCCGACGTCGTCAGGGCCGGCCTTCAGGCTGTTGTTGCGCCCCTTGCGCGCGGTCGTCCCGATCGGGTGGATCGGCGGGAAATACAGCACGTCGAAACCCATGTCGCGGATGCGCGGCAGGTGCGCGATCACATCGTCGAACGTGCCGTGCCGGTGTGGATCGTCGCTGGCCGAGCGCGGAAACATCTCGTACCAGCTGGAGAAGCGCGCCGCGCGACGCTCGACGTCGACCGGGAAGGTCGTTTCGTCGTGCGTGACGAACGGGCGATAGCGCAGCGCCGCGAACGCATCGGCAAGCGGCGCCGCGCCGAGCTGCGCGAGCCGCGCGTCGGCCGGCGCGTCCTTGAATTCGGCGACCAGTTGTTTCATCTGCGTGAGCGCGCGCGCATCGAGCGGATCGGCGAGCTTGAGCGCGGTCGCGAGCAGCAGCTGCGCTTCGCGCAGTTCGAGCGTCACGTCCTGGCCGGCCGCGTGTTTCTTCGCGACATCGTGGACGAGCGACGCCCAGTCGTCGCGCCACGCGAGCACGCGAAACTCATGGCGGCCGAGCCGGTCGAGCGCGACGCGCGCGTGCCAGCCGTCGTTCGGTTCGGCTTCGAACGGGATTTCGCGCCAGTCGTCGTCGCCGGCAGCGCGCCATTGCAGCGCCGCCGCGAGATGCGCGTGCCCGTCGGTGAAGATCGACGCGTGGACGACGAGCGTCTCGCCGATCACGCGCTTGACCGCGAAGCGGCCGCCATCGACCGACGGCTCGACGCGTTCGATCGCGATCCGTTCGGCCGCGAGCGCCGCGGACAGCGCAGCGCGCTCGTGGGCGGCGTCGCCGCGGGTCGTGACGGGCGGCGCCTGCCATGCATGTAGCAGCGCGTAGGCACCGGGCTCGAGCGTGAATGGTTCGAGCGCGGCTGGCGGGTGGGTTTGCGCAGCGTCGGGCGTGGCGACGCGCGTGAATCCGCCCGGCACGCCGGGCAGGATCGTCGCGGGGTCGACCGTCACCGCTGCGTCGAGATCGGGATTCAACGCAATCAGCAGGGCCGCTTCGTCGTGTTCGAGCGACGGCCCGGTGCCGCGCAGCAGCGCGGTCGCCGCTGCGCCAGGCGCGCTCAACTGCACGATTTCGCCGCGCGCGGCCGCGACGGGCGTGGCGCGGCGCCACGCGTTCGCATCGGCGATCGCGCCCGACAGGTCGAAGCGCGCGCGCTCGAACGCGGCGCGATAGCGCGCCGCATCGGCGTCGCGCGCCATCAGCGGCACCGTGACGCCACGCTCGAAGCCCATCGGCACGAGCCAGCCGGTGCCGACGGCCGCGGCCGTCCAGAGTGCACGGCGATACGCGCGGGCGACGGTGTCGTCCGGCGCGTCGGGCCAGTCGTCGGCGAGGCGCGTGCCGTCGAACGCGTCGGGAAACGCGATTGGCGAGCCGATGCGCCGCAGCAGCCGGTGTTCGTCGACGAACCACGGGGCGCGCAGGTCCCACCAGCGCACCGATGAAAACACGGCGTCGAACCCGGTGCCTTCGAGCTGCGCGAGCGCATCGCGCGCATGGCCGGGCACGTTGGCGAGCACCGCGACGTCCGGGCGCGCACGGCGCAGCGCCGCGCGCCAGCCAGGCCACCAGTCGGCCGGCAGATGATGCGGCGCGTCGATCAGGAAGCCGGCCGCGCCCGCATCGGCGAACGCGGCGAGGTGCTTGCACCACCACGCGGACAGCGCGTCGCGCGCCGCGTCGTCGCCGGGGTTCGCGTGGGCGACATCCTGCGCGTGCGCGGTGCCGCGCGGATCGATCAGCGCGTCGTCGTGCGTGCGCTCGACGTACCAGTCCGGATGCTCGGCACGCAGCGGATTCTCGCGCGCGACGCGATCCGGTACGACTTCGAGCAGCAGGCGCAGCCCGTGGCCCTGCGCGAGCTGCGCGAGCCGCGAGAAGGTTTCGAGCGCGCTCGCGCGTGTCGCGAACGATTGGGCCGGCCGGTGGAAATCGGCCACGTGGCGCGGAAAGCCGGCGACGCTCGCGGCCCAGAACGCGCCGACCAGCACGTGATCGAAGCCCATGCCGGCGACCTGGGCGAACGTCTGCGGCCATGCGTCGAGCGGCCCGACGAGGCGGGCGTCGCAGAACTGGATATGCGGAGCGAAGATCGGCGTGGAGTCCATGGCACGGGGCGTAGGGGCGGCGGTCGGTGACGCCGGTTCGCCGCAACGCCCGTGCCTGCCGGGTGGTGTCCCGTTCGGCGGGGCCCGCACGGGATGCCGATGACAAGGGACTGTCGTTTTTACACGATCAAGGGGCGCGCGATTATCGCGGGCCGATGTCCCGGTCGTCGTCGATGCGCTGCAACAGCGCATCGCAGCGTTCGCGCAGCGCGTGCAACTCCGGCGAATCGGCGTCGAGCCGTCCGTGTTGGCCACTGTCGGGATCGCGGTTCGCGACGGCGATGTCGTAGATCCCTTGCGCGATCGTCGCGGACGCGTCCGCGATCCTGACCCGCGCAAGCCATCCGCATTCGGCGTGATGGCACGCGAGCCAGGCGCGCTGCGCATCGACGACCTGATCGGTCGTGGGCCATGCGCCGGAGCGCATGCGCACGGCCAGCTGGTTCGTCACGAGATAGGAGAGCAGATCGGTCGTTGGATTCACACGAGGCTCCTTGACGAAGGGTCGGGACGACCGATCCGCGAGCCGGTTCGCGGGCGCGAAACCGGGAGGGTGTCGACGCGCGGATCGTCGTCCGGTTGCAGGGTGACGAACCGCTTCACGGCCGCGCGGTGCGTGCCGGCAGCGGTTCGACGTGCGATCGGTGCGCAAGCCGCGTGCCGGCCGGTCGGCACCGGGCACGGCGTATGCGCATCGGGCCGACGGGGCGCGCGGCAATCATGCGGCGCGCATTTTTTGCAGCGTCATCGCAGATAGGTAAAGGAGGCCGCCGTGCAAAATCAACAGGAAGCACAGGTTCGCGACCCGTATCGCGGGCACGAGATACGCGTGTGGGCGCGGCGCAACGACAGCGGCGCGTGGCGCGACGAGGTGCAGGTGTATGTCGGCGGCGAGCGCATCGAGCTGGTCGTGCCGGCGGCCGATGGCCCCGACTGGATGACCGAGAACGAAGCGCTGCTCGCGGGCGTCGAGCGTGGCCGCTATATGGTCGACAAGCGTATCGATGACGATTGAGCCGCCGGGTGGCCGCGTGTCGGCGTGGCCTGGCCGAACGGTCAGGGCCTGACGAAACCGACGGCGACCGGGCGCAGGTGCCGTCGGCAAAACAGGCGTTTCAGGGCCGCGCCGCAATCTCGTCGAGATGCCACAGCAAATCGGCCGGATCGTCATACACGCGCAGCGCGCCCGCGCGTTCGAGTTCGTCGCTGCCGTATCCGCCCGACAGCAGCCCGACGCCGAGCGAGCGGCAGCGGGCGGCGGCGAGCATGTCCCAGATGCTGTCGCCGACCACGACCGTGTGTTCGATCGGCACGTTCAGTTGTGCGGCCGCCGTCAGGAACAGGTCCGGGTCCGGTTTTGCATACTTGACCTGGTCGCGCGTGACCACCACATTCTTCGCCGGATCGACGCCGAGCGCCTCGAGGTTGATGGCGGCCGTTTCCATTCGTCCGCTGGTCGCGATCGCCCAGCGAATGCCCGCCGACGACAGCGCCGCCAGCAGCTCACGCGCGCCCGGCAGCGGCCGGACCTGCGCGCGCAGCCGCTGGTACGCGGCCGCATGGAGCCGGGCGAGCCGCTCGACGCGCTCGGCGTCGAGATCGCCCGACGTCTCGCGCAGCAGCTGATTCAGGAACAGGCCGCCGCTCATGCCGATCTTGCGGTGGATGCGCCACACCGACAGTTCGATGCCTTCGGCATCGAGCGCCTCTTTCCACGCGAGCACGTGCTGGTAGACGCTGTCGACGAGCGTGCCGTCGAGATCGAACAGAAAGGACGTTTCAATGCGCATGTGAATCTCCTGGCTCGACAGGGGGCGAGCGAACGGGTCGTGAGAAGCGTGTGGGCACATTATCGGCGCACGGCCATGTCATGACCATGTCCCGCGGCCAACCGACGCCCCCGCGCGGCCATCCCGCGCCACGCCGTGTCATGTGCCGCTGGTACAATCGCGGCGATCGCCGGGCCGGGTTCTCCGCGCCGCGCGCCCCCAACCCTCGTCTCGTCGATTCCAGGCATGGCCACACCGGACGCCGTCAGTTCCAAGCACTCGTGGTGGGGTGTCCTGACCCTGGCACTCACCGCCTTCATCTTCAATACCACCGAATTCGTGCCCGTCGCGCTGCTCAGCGCGATCGGCGACAGCCTGCACATGCGGCCGACCGACGTTGGCCTGATGCTGACGATCTACGCGTGGGCCGTGGCCGTCGTGTCGCTGCCGCTGACGCTGGCCACGCGCCATGTCGAGCGCCGCAAGCTGCTGACGGGAGCGTTGCTGGTGTTCATCGGCAGTCACGTGGTGACCGGCGTCGCGTGGAATTTCGCGGTGCTGATGGTCGGCCGGCTGGGCATCGCGTGCGCGCACGCGGTGTTCTGGTCGATTTCCGTGCCGCTGGCCGTGCGGCTCGCGCCGAGCGACCGGAAAAGCCGCGCGCTCAGCCTGCTGGCGATGGGCACGGCGATCGCGATGGTGGCCGGCATTCCACTCGGGCGCGTGGTCGGCGAGACGTTCGGCTGGCGCGTCACGTTCCTGATCATCGCCGGCGCGGCGGGTGTCGCGTTGCTGCTGCTGCGCGCGACGTTGCCGGTATCGCCGAGCCAGGGCGCCGGGTCGCTCAGCAGTATCGGCGTGTTCCTGCGCAAGCCCGCGCTGGTGGCCTTGTATGCGATCACCGTGCTCGTCGTGACTGCGCACTTCACGTCGTACACGTACATCGAGCCTTTCGTCCAGAGCGTCAATCACGCGAGCAGCAGCCGGATCACGTACGTGCTGATCCTGTTCGGCGTTGCCGGCATACCGGCCGCGATCTGCTTCAACCGCGTCTATCCGCACCGTCCTGACGACTTCCTGCTCGGGTCGATCGTCGCGCTGGCGGGATGCCTGCTGATCCTGTTCCCGTGCGCGCTGAACATCGTCACGCTGTCCGTGCATACGCTGGTCTGGGGCGGCGCGATCGTCTGCTTCGGGCTGGCCATGCAGGCATGGGTGCTGAAGCTGGCGCCGGAGGGAACCGACCTGGCGGTGTCGATTTTCTCCGGGCTGTACAACGTCGGCATCGGCGCCGGTGCGCTGATCGGCAACCATATCGCCAGCGACTTCGGACTGCCGTGGGTCGGCACGTTCGGCGGCGTGGTCGGCGCGGTGGCGGTCGGGATCGCGTGGCTTGCGTTGCGGCTGCATGCGAGGCAGGCGGTGGCGTAGCGCCTGCGCCGGATTCCGGCGTGCGGCGGGCGCTGCCACGGCCTGCCGTCGCGCCGCGCATGTCACGCCACCGAGTAACCGCCGTCGGCTACGAGCGCATGCCCTGACACGTAGCTGGAGTCATCCGATGCGAGGAACGCGACGATCGTCGCCATCTCCTCGGCGGAGCCCCAGCGTCCTGCCGGCGTCGACGCGGCGAATGCCTGTTGCGCATCTTCCGACGGCCAGATGCCGCGGTGATGGAACGGCGTCTCGATCAGTCCCGGGCACAGCGCGTTCACGCGCACGCCACGTTTGAACCATTCGATCGAAGCGGTCTTCGTCATCCCGATCACCGCGTGCTTGCTCGCGATATAGACCGACGCATTCTCGAAGCCGATCAGCCCGCCCATCGACGCGTTGTTGATGATGCTGCCCGAACCCTGCCGCAGCATGATTTCAGCGGCGTACTTCATCGAGTTGAACACGCCGCGCACGTTCGGTTCGAACACCCTGTCGAACCGCTCGGCATCCTGTTCGAGCAGCGGCGCGAACACGCCTTCCGTGCCGGCATTGTTGAACGCGATGTCGAGGCGTCCGTAGGTCTCTACTGCGAAATCGAACAGCTTGCGCAGGTCGTCTTCGTTCGCGACGTCCGCGACGAAGGCTTTGGCTTCGCCACCGGCGGTCACGATTTCGTCGACCAGTCGATCGAGCTCGGCCTTGCGCCGGGCGGAGACGACGACCTTTGCGCCGCGTCGCGCGAGTTCGATCGCGGACGCGCGGCCAATGCCGGAACTGGCGCCGGTTACGAGTGCGATGCGGCCGTCGAGTTGGGCCGGTTTCGTGTTTGCGTTCATGACGAGATGCTCCAAAGAGGTGAATGAAAGCGGCGCATGTGGCTGAGTTGAATCGGTTGCGATGCACGCTTGATGTGCATTGTGGTCGCTCGCTCGTCGTAAAAAAATGGAACAATGGCGCATTCAGAATTCCCGTTCCGGGAATGAAAAGCGCTGCCGCATGCGCGTGCCAGGAGGGCTCTCCATGCTCAACCGACTCGACATCCTGAAGATCTTTTCCGCGGCCGCCGCGGCCCCCACGTTCCGCGAGGCGGCAGCGCGCCTTGGCGTGTCGCCGCAGGTCGTGACGCGTGCAGTGCGCGACCTGGAGGAAATGCTCGGCGAAACGCTGTTTCACCGGACGACCCGAAGCATCCGGATCACCGCATTCGGGCAGGCGTTCGCGCGCGATGCGCAGACGGCGCTGGCTGCGGTCGATGGGCTGTTCGAGCCTGCGGCGGGCCAGGCCGATGAGCCGGTGGGCGTCGTCCGGATCACGGCGCCGTCGGGCATGGGGCGTCATTACGTCCAGCCGATCCTGAGCGATCTCATGCAGCGGTACCCGGGGCTCGTGCCCGACCTGCGACTGTCGGACGTGCCTTCGCCGGTGGTCGACGAACAGATCGACATCGGCGTGCGGGTCGGGGCGATCGGCGACAACCGCTTCGTCGCGCGCATGGTCGGGCCGTTGCCGATGTGGATCGTCGGCGCGCCGTCGCTAATCCGGCGGCTGGGCGAGCCCAAAAACCGCAAGGAACTCGAATCGATGCCGGTCACGTGCCTGATCGATCGCGCGAGCGGACGCGCGTGGCCGTGGATGTTTCGGGGGGAGCACCAGTTCGTCCCGTCGTCGCCGGCCTACCTGACGGACGATACCGAGGTGGAGATCGAAGCCGTGTGTGCGGGCGTGGGGCTGGGACAGTGCTCGGAGTATCTCGTCCGGCCGTACATCGACAAGGGCCGCCTCGTGCGGCTGC comes from Burkholderia lata and encodes:
- the glgB gene encoding 1,4-alpha-glucan branching protein GlgB, with translation MTDTLFERSDIDALLAGRHPDPFACLGPHGQTGQVVVRAVLPGAKSVHALSPEGAELGTLACVDRAGCFAGTIPRNGGAPHYLLAIDWPDARQVIDDAYAFGTLLDDAVLARFSAGDPAAVLDCLGATPARIDDTDGVRFAVWAPNAQRVSVVGDFNGWDGRRHPMRLRRPSGVWELFVPGIGAGECYKYELRAADGRVLPHKSDPCARATEAPPRTASVVADVAALDAFAWHDEGWMHARPRADRYRVPWSIYEVHAESWQRVPEEMNRSATWDELAERLIPYVQGMGFTHVEFMPIAEYPFGGSWGYQPVAQFAPSARFGPVDGFARFVDRAHAAGIGVLVDWVPAHFPDDPHGLAQFDGTALYEHADPREGLHPDWHTCVFNVGRTEVGAFLAASALAWARRYHVDGIRVDAVASMLYRDYSRAEGEWVPNVHGGRENLESVAFLRMLNDTLHGAAAPAGVVTVAEESTAWPGVTAPTGDGGLGFDFKWNMGWMHDTLAYVREDPVHRRYHHDRMTFGLVYAFSERFVLPLSHDEVVHGKGSLVAKMPGDAWQRLATLRAYFGFMWAHPGKKLLFMGSEFAQWAEFAHDATPHWDLLDAPAHRGVQRLVRDLNRTYAAEPALHALDCHAAGFSWLIGDDRDNSVFAFARRDEAGHLVVAICNFTPVPRASYRVGLPAPGQWRELMNTDAAPYGGTNAGNDGAVWAEAVPAHGEAWSALLRLPPLATLWLRPA
- the treS gene encoding maltose alpha-D-glucosyltransferase, which encodes MKREDSLDDVRRAQFPSLAPGGTPRRRRARRRAPALCADDPLWYKDAIIYQVHVKSFYDSNNDGIGDFPGLIAKLDYIAELGVDTIWLLPFYPSPRRDDGYDIADYRDVHPDYGTLADVRRFIREAHARGIRVITELVINHTSDQHPWFQRARRAKPGSTHRDYYVWSDTDTKYAGTRIIFLDTETSNWAHDPVAGQYYWHRFYSHQPDLNFDNPAVVREVMQVMRFWLDLGIDGLRLDAVPYLVAREGTNNENLPETHAILKRIRATIDAEYPNRMLLAEANQWPEDVQEYFGDEDECHMAFHFPLMPRIYMSIASEDRFPIVDIMRQTPELAPSNQWAVFLRNHDELTLEMVTDSERDLLWQTYASDRRARLNLGIRRRLAPLMERDRRRIELINSLLLSMPGTPVIYYGDELGMGDNIHLGDRDGVRTPMQWSSDRNGGFSRADPELLVLPPVMGSLYGYDAVNVEAQTRDPHSLLNWTRRILSTRRASQAFGRGTIRFLRPENRKVLAYLRELDGDDPVLCVANLSRASQAVELDLSEFAGRVPIEMTSDSPFPPIGQLPYLLTFPPYGFLWFVLAEHGREPSWRQPHAEPLPEYVTLVMRRGDARPDIEQLHVLAHDALPSWLARRRWFASKDRAIGAARLNVVTPVPGEPFQYAEAWVESDEPGDVERYVVPLAAAWGGETSQPLFAQLALARVRRGHSVGYLTDAFALPAFAHGMLRKLRDGATVPTSDDGRLAFLPEDALAALDPGDNADVRWLAAEQSNSSLVIGDAIVLKLVRKVAHGVHPEAEMSRYLTRIGYPNTATLAGEVVHVDPDGTPHTVAILQRYADNQGDAWTRSFDFLRRAVDELALPAADEEEPDDTDEEPDALLGYAAFAGIIGTRLGQLHVALAQPSDDPAFAPEHATPEHVDGWCADAIASFEHALDVLHTRLDALDPATRAAADTLLASRDAAVRALGELVPRTLDAQCIRIHGDFHLGQVLDVQGDALLIDFEGEPARPLERRRAKSHPLRDVAGLLRSLSYVSAIAQFAIEKAPPQAAGRKRALFDRFGQAAADRFVDCYRAAAELAPARFVDPRYAYRLLALFLIDKASYELCYEAANRPDWLSVPVGGLAALVERLLDGGAASDDGDTP